In Myxococcales bacterium, the following proteins share a genomic window:
- a CDS encoding tetratricopeptide repeat protein: MTTEALETELARLRAEHESADSAVARAILMHEIAVLEERSGDSSAAARDQLDAVNAEPEFHEPLERLIQIIQRSGSSKNLGKLLDRLSQVAEGAEERVRALLERAAHLVDVEVDTDTARAVLEEAAEEKPDDSAVFLSLEALAGKLGDGELRTRALSARAALCEHPAWRALLLLDSAQLSLEDGDTDTAVERIERAIEQKSQATYPALRALELVGNRSSRFDVVARSLESQAALLLRAESDAATGDSLGVPQHSRTAAHAADAWLRAADAHRRRGEVGDAAALLDQAIARVPDEPALSHARLVVAEVTGDTHKSAELAKGELERGAKGGIAAALWLRVAEAAASQGDSAQALEAVRRALTEDPGSIPARVLELDLVDSGADPAALSAALEAAAESMGSDEAKARYFLVAAETWSRLGSDVGGAKAALSQAGMYGASPLTVSRVARMLATLANDGAWYEEATRRLIGAHAAENELVGIWFELARSRLLRGDEEHARAALGSLRDSDAGRWLGSALEAYALPLLASDSEGKADAALASLVGLATEPAAGGALRMAMVLRALIGGRETDALEQLRALCADNPSNLAAAAALSSLARKREQPIGAAEALAANAAVAEDAELAAAFELEAGILFWQGGERARAVEAFTRAADRSPTAGGPVLAWALRAAEPDSVSARRRALTSSEDPGDGSQALERFGLEVGKEGDRDAALEALELVATSADAAVRDAGLLGRALYCADETREQALDDVAAFGGDAEAVARAALHLAELEAGTLDPSRRLETAAAWAHADDSVAPALEWLGASIAASDREAEAGARRALAERLPQGPAATVRASAAVVALFSGTEGEPLLDDDSPAARLTNLELAPPGSDPRRRARALRGVEGAFGEESTALARALAGWNLLVAGDADAALEAFRAVVEEHPEEIIGWEGLRVTGDLMGDRGVVAEASAALGDAVSDDARGAELWEESAFVLIDELGDTARGEFALSRAIARDIGRFKSFDKLFRLVRARKDRDRLLELVTLRLEVAEDPDEIAKLYWERARVLREAGDRDGALTALENVTLLEPDHVGALALSGEIYLTSGKLPEAAEKLARLSSLAEAPVKQRLMSGVAAVDIYENKLGDIDKALEVLDGLYRSGLSTLPVRERLARAAAKAQAWERATVVLEELMEEREESEGRIEAARLAMVIHRDRIGEPGAAAAAVTRLLAESPADGEALDLVLSGVFPPEIDRALLENGQAALVQGLMREPLDAERVDRLARVAARAENPPLRQAALGALVALGEGSPEVDHELTVLDQRVARVPQIAIDPRALPDLCDPHDAGPIPDLMIAMATTFADALGPNLSAFGVSKKERVDPRSGLPVRNEVAAWAGALGIGDFELYVGGPDDQGIFGVATETPAIVVGRAVQAPLSAAHRQALARELFALKRGTTILKHRDATDVAALVVATCRVGGYEMPSPQYAMLGEFLRVLTKEVSRKVKKLLPDLAARAAGRGQDPAEWVRAATSSLDRLASIAAGDVSWVLSGAGQPRGQLGASMESQERTSRLLAFVLSPNYLRLREQLGMGVR; encoded by the coding sequence ATGACCACTGAGGCGCTAGAGACTGAGCTCGCGCGCCTGCGCGCCGAACACGAGAGCGCCGACAGCGCCGTCGCGCGAGCGATCCTCATGCACGAAATCGCCGTGCTCGAGGAACGAAGCGGCGACAGCAGCGCGGCGGCTCGCGATCAGCTCGATGCCGTGAACGCTGAGCCCGAATTTCACGAGCCCCTCGAGCGCTTGATTCAGATCATTCAGCGGAGCGGGTCGAGCAAGAACTTGGGCAAGCTGCTCGATCGACTGTCGCAGGTCGCGGAGGGCGCAGAGGAACGCGTGCGCGCGTTGCTCGAGCGCGCAGCGCATCTGGTCGACGTCGAGGTGGACACGGACACGGCGCGCGCCGTGCTCGAGGAAGCCGCGGAGGAGAAACCCGACGACTCGGCGGTCTTCCTCTCGCTCGAAGCACTTGCGGGCAAGCTCGGTGACGGCGAGCTGAGAACCCGAGCACTGAGTGCACGAGCCGCGCTGTGTGAGCATCCGGCGTGGCGTGCCCTGCTCTTGCTCGACTCCGCGCAGCTGAGCCTCGAAGACGGGGACACCGACACGGCCGTCGAGCGCATCGAACGAGCCATCGAGCAGAAGAGCCAGGCAACCTATCCCGCGCTCCGCGCGCTGGAGCTCGTGGGCAACCGCAGCTCTCGCTTCGACGTCGTCGCGCGCTCGCTCGAATCCCAGGCTGCACTGCTCCTGCGCGCCGAGTCCGATGCAGCGACGGGCGACTCGCTCGGCGTGCCGCAGCACTCGCGTACCGCGGCGCACGCGGCCGACGCTTGGCTCCGCGCCGCCGACGCCCATCGGCGGCGTGGCGAGGTCGGTGATGCCGCGGCGCTCCTGGATCAAGCCATCGCTCGCGTGCCCGACGAGCCCGCTTTGTCGCACGCCCGGCTGGTCGTGGCCGAGGTCACGGGCGACACACACAAGAGCGCCGAGCTAGCCAAGGGTGAGCTCGAGCGCGGCGCCAAGGGCGGCATCGCTGCTGCGCTTTGGCTGCGCGTCGCCGAGGCTGCGGCCTCGCAAGGTGACTCGGCGCAAGCACTCGAAGCCGTGCGCCGCGCCCTCACGGAAGATCCCGGCAGTATTCCGGCGCGCGTGCTGGAGCTCGATCTCGTGGACTCCGGTGCGGACCCTGCGGCGCTCTCCGCTGCGCTCGAGGCCGCCGCCGAGTCGATGGGAAGCGACGAGGCCAAAGCGCGATACTTCCTGGTCGCGGCCGAGACCTGGTCCCGTCTCGGCTCCGACGTCGGTGGTGCGAAGGCCGCGTTGTCCCAAGCGGGTATGTACGGCGCTTCCCCGCTGACCGTCTCGCGCGTCGCCCGGATGCTCGCGACGCTCGCCAACGACGGAGCTTGGTACGAAGAAGCCACACGCCGCCTGATCGGCGCGCACGCCGCCGAGAACGAGCTCGTCGGGATCTGGTTCGAGCTCGCGCGCTCACGACTGTTGCGTGGCGACGAAGAGCACGCACGAGCGGCATTGGGCTCGCTGCGGGACTCTGACGCGGGCCGCTGGCTCGGTAGCGCGCTCGAAGCCTACGCACTGCCGCTCTTGGCGAGTGATTCGGAAGGCAAGGCGGACGCAGCCCTCGCCAGCTTGGTCGGCCTCGCCACCGAGCCCGCCGCCGGAGGCGCGCTGCGTATGGCGATGGTGCTGCGCGCGCTGATCGGGGGCCGCGAAACTGACGCGCTCGAACAGCTGCGAGCGCTGTGTGCAGACAACCCGAGCAATCTGGCCGCAGCCGCCGCGCTTTCGTCCCTCGCGCGCAAGCGTGAACAGCCCATCGGCGCGGCAGAGGCCCTGGCCGCGAATGCGGCCGTCGCCGAGGACGCGGAGCTGGCTGCTGCTTTCGAGCTCGAAGCAGGCATCTTGTTCTGGCAGGGCGGGGAGCGCGCGCGGGCGGTCGAGGCGTTCACCCGCGCGGCGGATCGCTCACCGACCGCGGGCGGCCCGGTGCTGGCGTGGGCGCTTCGGGCAGCGGAGCCGGACTCGGTCTCGGCGCGCCGACGGGCTCTCACCTCGAGCGAGGATCCCGGCGACGGCAGCCAGGCCCTCGAACGCTTCGGTCTGGAGGTCGGCAAAGAAGGCGATCGCGACGCGGCGCTCGAAGCACTCGAGCTCGTCGCCACCTCGGCGGACGCCGCGGTGCGGGACGCGGGGCTGCTGGGCCGAGCGCTCTACTGCGCGGACGAGACACGCGAACAAGCCCTGGACGATGTGGCCGCATTCGGCGGTGATGCCGAGGCCGTCGCGCGCGCGGCCTTGCACCTTGCCGAGCTCGAGGCGGGTACCCTCGACCCGTCTCGTCGACTCGAGACGGCCGCCGCCTGGGCCCACGCCGATGACAGCGTCGCGCCGGCTTTGGAGTGGCTGGGCGCATCCATCGCGGCATCCGACCGAGAGGCGGAAGCTGGCGCCCGCCGCGCCCTGGCCGAGCGCCTTCCGCAAGGTCCCGCCGCGACCGTGCGCGCAAGCGCCGCCGTCGTTGCATTGTTCTCGGGCACTGAGGGCGAGCCGCTCCTGGACGACGACAGCCCCGCGGCGCGGCTGACGAACCTGGAGCTTGCCCCGCCGGGCTCGGACCCACGCCGTCGTGCTCGCGCGCTGCGCGGTGTGGAAGGCGCATTCGGAGAGGAGAGCACTGCGCTCGCGCGGGCCCTCGCCGGCTGGAACTTGCTGGTGGCGGGTGACGCCGACGCGGCCCTCGAGGCGTTCCGCGCGGTCGTCGAGGAGCACCCAGAAGAAATCATTGGCTGGGAAGGGCTGCGCGTCACGGGCGATCTGATGGGCGACCGCGGGGTCGTCGCCGAGGCCAGCGCGGCGCTCGGTGATGCGGTGAGTGACGACGCGCGGGGCGCGGAGCTGTGGGAAGAGTCCGCGTTCGTGCTGATCGACGAGCTCGGCGACACCGCGCGCGGAGAGTTCGCCTTGTCCCGCGCCATCGCCCGGGACATCGGGCGCTTCAAGTCGTTCGACAAGCTGTTCCGTCTGGTCCGAGCGCGCAAAGACCGAGACCGACTCCTGGAGCTAGTGACACTGCGCCTCGAGGTCGCGGAAGATCCGGACGAGATCGCCAAGCTCTACTGGGAGCGCGCTCGTGTGCTGCGCGAGGCGGGCGACCGGGACGGCGCGCTCACGGCACTCGAGAACGTGACCCTGCTCGAACCGGATCACGTCGGCGCGCTGGCCCTGTCCGGTGAGATTTACCTGACGTCCGGCAAGCTGCCCGAGGCCGCCGAGAAGCTCGCTCGACTCTCGAGCCTGGCCGAAGCTCCGGTGAAACAACGCCTGATGAGCGGCGTGGCCGCCGTCGACATCTACGAGAACAAACTGGGCGACATCGACAAGGCGCTCGAAGTGCTCGACGGCCTCTACCGATCCGGTCTGTCGACCTTGCCGGTGCGCGAGCGACTCGCGCGCGCGGCGGCCAAAGCGCAAGCCTGGGAGCGCGCCACCGTGGTGCTCGAAGAGCTGATGGAAGAGCGCGAAGAGAGCGAAGGCCGCATCGAGGCCGCGCGACTCGCCATGGTCATCCATCGTGATCGCATCGGCGAGCCCGGCGCTGCAGCCGCCGCCGTCACCCGCCTCTTGGCGGAGTCCCCAGCGGACGGCGAGGCCCTGGACCTCGTCCTCTCCGGCGTGTTTCCCCCGGAGATCGACCGAGCCCTGCTCGAGAACGGGCAGGCCGCGCTCGTCCAGGGGCTGATGCGCGAGCCGCTGGACGCCGAGCGCGTCGATCGCCTGGCCCGGGTCGCGGCCCGCGCAGAGAACCCGCCGCTGCGTCAGGCGGCGCTCGGTGCACTCGTGGCCCTCGGCGAGGGCTCGCCCGAGGTCGATCACGAGCTGACGGTTCTCGACCAACGCGTGGCGCGCGTCCCGCAAATCGCCATCGACCCGCGGGCGCTGCCAGATCTTTGCGACCCGCATGATGCCGGGCCCATTCCAGACTTGATGATCGCGATGGCAACGACGTTCGCGGATGCCCTCGGGCCGAACCTGTCGGCGTTCGGCGTGAGCAAGAAAGAACGCGTCGACCCGCGCTCGGGACTGCCGGTACGCAACGAGGTCGCAGCGTGGGCTGGTGCGCTGGGCATCGGGGACTTCGAGCTCTACGTCGGAGGGCCCGATGATCAGGGCATCTTCGGGGTAGCAACCGAGACGCCGGCGATCGTCGTCGGGCGCGCGGTGCAAGCCCCGCTGTCGGCTGCGCATCGCCAGGCGCTCGCGCGGGAGCTGTTCGCGCTCAAGCGAGGCACGACGATCTTGAAACACCGCGACGCTACGGACGTCGCAGCGCTGGTCGTCGCCACGTGTCGGGTGGGCGGTTACGAAATGCCTTCGCCGCAGTACGCAATGCTCGGCGAGTTCCTGCGGGTGCTCACCAAGGAAGTCTCGCGCAAAGTGAAGAAGCTGCTCCCGGACCTGGCGGCGCGTGCCGCAGGCAGGGGTCAAGACCCGGCCGAGTGGGTGCGCGCGGCCACGTCGAGCCTCGATCGCCTGGCGTCGATCGCCGCTGGCGACGTCTCCTGGGTGCTCTCGGGCGCCGGACAACCTCGCGGCCAGCTCGGAGCCTCGATGGAATCGCAGGAACGTACCTCGCGCCTTCTGGCCTTCGTGCTCTCGCCGAACTACCTGAGGCTGCGCGAGCAACTTGGGATGGGCGTTCGATGA
- the pbpC gene encoding penicillin-binding protein 1C: MGRRRLTAALRWVRSPAARALLGALLAPIIALLVAASFQRIPDALLPAESALATSVRVHDAHGRLVTEVRTREGGLGAPVTLAELPKEVPLAILAAEDQRFYWHPGVDPLTVVRAVGQALWHRRIVSGASTLTQQLVKNVVPRPRTLGAKLREMAIALRVDLHFDKRHILEEYLNRVEFGPNVRGIEAASRLYFDKPAAKLSLSEAAALAAMPRGPTLYDPQRGTTRLTRRRDRVLDRMLDNGFSTRDAVERAKAEPIVLTKGGSEGGAPHFVRAVLSGALQPELIDQKLSEVVTTLDADLQREVSVLARQTRERIASYDASAVSVIVIDNQSGDILSYVGSPDFFDQRSLGQNDGVLALRQPGSTLKPFVYATGMQRMGLGAGSILPDVELHLSTPEGDYSPRNYDGRFHGPVRLREALGNSYNVPAVFVAQEAGPAHVLETLHRVGFTALDRAAEHYGAAIALGDGEVTLAELANAYATLARGGLFRPLRAVTRARLAKGEQIALPPREEVRVMPAEVAALLTDILSDPKARVAAFGRGNVLELPFPAAVKTGTSKGFRDNWTVGYTRELSVAVWVGNFDGHPMSGSSGVTGAAPLFADVMMAAMRGRKTEPLVAPGVLEEIEVCALSGELPGPHCSQRIRERFVPGRGVHSHCDLHVEVAIDPNNGLRAGAACAAARPEIRERYPDRFTAWAAATGRPVVPDAWSPRCPGQDVRLDSAPARLAFPFEGARFVRDPGLPARAQAIVLRARVAAGDSSVRFVVDGKSVGSSGAPFAVSWPLAIGQHEVRVASARGELSEPVRFVVE, from the coding sequence ATGGGGCGACGAAGGCTGACCGCGGCGCTCCGCTGGGTGCGCAGTCCGGCGGCGCGTGCTCTGCTCGGTGCGCTGCTCGCGCCGATCATCGCGCTCCTGGTGGCCGCGTCGTTCCAGCGCATCCCCGACGCGCTCTTGCCGGCGGAGAGCGCGCTCGCGACGAGTGTTCGGGTCCACGACGCCCACGGGCGGCTCGTCACCGAGGTGCGAACGCGGGAGGGCGGGCTCGGCGCCCCCGTGACGCTGGCGGAGCTGCCAAAGGAGGTGCCGCTCGCGATTCTGGCGGCGGAAGACCAGCGTTTTTACTGGCATCCGGGCGTCGATCCGCTGACCGTCGTACGCGCCGTCGGGCAGGCGCTCTGGCACCGGCGCATCGTGTCCGGGGCGAGCACGCTGACGCAGCAACTGGTGAAGAACGTGGTTCCGCGTCCCCGAACACTCGGGGCGAAGCTGCGCGAGATGGCCATCGCGCTCCGCGTCGATCTTCACTTCGACAAGCGGCACATTCTGGAGGAGTACCTGAACCGAGTGGAGTTCGGGCCCAACGTGCGCGGCATCGAGGCTGCGAGCCGGCTCTACTTCGACAAACCCGCCGCCAAGCTGTCGCTGAGCGAGGCCGCGGCGCTGGCCGCAATGCCCCGCGGTCCCACCCTCTACGACCCACAGCGGGGCACCACGCGGCTCACTCGGCGCCGCGACCGCGTGCTGGACCGCATGCTGGACAACGGCTTCAGCACGCGAGACGCCGTCGAGCGCGCCAAGGCGGAGCCGATCGTGCTCACCAAGGGCGGCAGCGAGGGTGGCGCGCCGCACTTCGTCCGGGCGGTGCTGTCCGGGGCGCTCCAGCCGGAGCTCATCGACCAGAAACTGTCGGAGGTCGTCACGACGCTGGACGCGGATCTGCAGCGTGAGGTGAGTGTGCTCGCCCGGCAGACGCGCGAACGCATCGCGAGCTACGACGCGAGTGCAGTGTCGGTCATCGTGATCGACAACCAGAGCGGTGACATACTCAGCTACGTCGGCTCGCCGGACTTCTTCGATCAGCGGAGCCTCGGGCAAAACGACGGTGTGCTCGCGCTGCGGCAGCCCGGGTCGACGCTGAAACCCTTCGTCTACGCCACCGGCATGCAGCGCATGGGCCTCGGCGCCGGCAGTATCTTGCCGGATGTGGAGCTGCACCTCTCGACGCCGGAGGGGGACTACTCGCCGCGGAACTACGACGGACGTTTCCACGGCCCCGTGCGCTTGCGAGAGGCGCTGGGCAACTCGTACAACGTGCCCGCGGTGTTCGTGGCCCAAGAGGCCGGACCCGCGCACGTGCTCGAGACGTTGCACCGCGTCGGGTTCACGGCGCTCGACCGAGCCGCCGAACACTACGGTGCCGCCATCGCTCTGGGGGATGGCGAGGTCACGCTGGCCGAGCTCGCGAACGCCTACGCGACACTGGCGCGAGGTGGCCTGTTCCGACCCCTCCGGGCGGTGACACGCGCGCGGCTCGCCAAGGGCGAGCAGATTGCGCTGCCTCCCCGGGAGGAGGTTCGGGTCATGCCAGCGGAGGTCGCTGCACTGCTCACGGACATCCTCTCCGACCCGAAGGCGCGCGTCGCGGCCTTCGGACGCGGCAACGTGCTCGAGCTGCCGTTCCCCGCGGCGGTGAAGACCGGAACCTCGAAGGGCTTCCGCGACAACTGGACCGTGGGTTACACGCGCGAGCTCAGCGTCGCTGTCTGGGTCGGCAACTTCGATGGCCACCCGATGAGCGGTTCGAGCGGCGTCACCGGTGCGGCTCCGCTGTTTGCCGATGTGATGATGGCGGCGATGCGCGGAAGGAAGACCGAGCCGCTCGTCGCCCCGGGCGTGCTCGAGGAGATCGAGGTGTGTGCTCTCAGTGGCGAGCTGCCGGGGCCTCACTGCTCACAGCGCATCCGCGAGCGGTTTGTGCCCGGGCGGGGGGTGCACAGCCACTGCGACCTGCACGTCGAGGTTGCGATCGACCCGAACAACGGGCTGCGGGCGGGCGCTGCCTGTGCGGCGGCGCGGCCGGAGATCCGCGAGCGCTATCCCGATCGGTTCACGGCCTGGGCCGCGGCGACGGGGCGGCCTGTGGTGCCGGATGCGTGGTCGCCTCGCTGTCCCGGCCAAGACGTCCGCTTGGACAGTGCGCCAGCGCGTCTGGCCTTCCCCTTCGAAGGCGCGCGCTTCGTCCGGGATCCGGGCTTGCCTGCACGCGCACAGGCCATCGTGCTCCGGGCGCGCGTGGCGGCCGGCGACTCGAGTGTACGCTTCGTCGTGGATGGCAAGAGTGTCGGGTCGAGCGGGGCACCGTTTGCGGTGAGCTGGCCGCTCGCGATCGGGCAGCATGAAGTCCGGGTCGCGAGCGCGCGGGGTGAGCTCAGTGAGCCGGTCCGCTTCGTCGTCGAGTGA
- a CDS encoding acyl-CoA thioesterase, with protein sequence MFAYERQVRFHEVDPAGLLFFPHFLTYAHEAMERLFEPLDGGYARLVTERRVGLPAVAVHSDFRAPLRYGDIAVVETTVARLGNRSMTLRYEFVRASDRVVSAEVHHTVVTTDLSALKSCPMPDDVRKVAEAHLES encoded by the coding sequence GTGTTCGCCTACGAGCGCCAGGTGCGTTTTCACGAAGTCGATCCCGCGGGGCTGCTCTTCTTCCCGCACTTCTTGACCTACGCCCATGAGGCCATGGAGCGATTGTTCGAGCCGCTCGACGGGGGCTACGCGCGGCTCGTCACGGAGCGAAGGGTTGGATTGCCCGCGGTGGCAGTGCATTCGGATTTTCGCGCGCCGCTTCGCTACGGCGACATCGCCGTGGTCGAAACGACAGTCGCGCGGCTCGGGAACCGCAGCATGACGCTGCGCTACGAGTTCGTGCGGGCGAGTGATCGGGTGGTCAGCGCAGAGGTGCACCACACCGTGGTCACGACGGATCTGTCGGCGCTCAAGAGCTGCCCCATGCCGGACGACGTGCGCAAGGTTGCCGAAGCTCACCTGGAGAGCTGA
- a CDS encoding peptidylprolyl isomerase — translation MHRWTSVVVGVLFSGALVGALMKARPSGSHSSAPGPSASVSAEPVALPGPIPSGSAGDEDPTAGLVPSPEDTTDGGRPLPNAAPSAVSFGVILFTYQGVQFAPPGARSKEEALEKAKAVVEDAKKDFGDAVKKGDRGSTSDAGRIPRGVLEPEIEYVLFTLEKGAVHPDPLDTPRGYWVVRRVD, via the coding sequence ATGCATCGCTGGACCTCGGTGGTGGTTGGCGTTCTGTTCTCCGGCGCCTTGGTGGGTGCTCTGATGAAGGCCAGGCCTTCCGGTTCCCATTCGAGCGCCCCCGGGCCGAGCGCGTCGGTCTCAGCGGAGCCCGTCGCGTTGCCGGGGCCGATCCCGAGCGGCAGCGCCGGCGACGAAGACCCCACGGCAGGCCTCGTTCCGAGCCCCGAAGACACCACCGACGGCGGCAGGCCGCTCCCGAACGCGGCCCCCTCCGCGGTGTCTTTCGGCGTGATTCTGTTCACTTATCAGGGCGTGCAGTTCGCCCCACCCGGCGCCCGGTCGAAGGAGGAAGCCCTCGAAAAGGCCAAGGCGGTCGTGGAAGACGCCAAGAAGGATTTCGGCGACGCGGTGAAAAAGGGCGACCGCGGCTCGACCAGCGACGCCGGGCGCATCCCCCGCGGCGTCCTGGAACCGGAGATCGAGTACGTACTTTTCACCCTGGAAAAGGGCGCCGTGCATCCAGACCCCCTGGATACCCCCCGCGGATACTGGGTTGTGCGCCGGGTCGACTGA
- a CDS encoding Rrf2 family transcriptional regulator has translation MRRVVENVPRRRSGQTHLLSRHAEYALLAMLQLADGGRPNTLRGSDLAARIGAPRHYLLKTLRRLVRAKLLVAQRGHGGGYALARPATSISFCDVLAAVGQQPLTTAGTSRCRQRGARCPVHGPYRVLSDWAERQLISGRAARVSRPRRAA, from the coding sequence ATGCGGAGGGTGGTGGAGAACGTCCCGCGCCGGAGGTCCGGGCAAACTCACCTGCTCAGTCGCCATGCGGAGTACGCTCTGCTCGCCATGCTCCAGCTCGCGGACGGTGGACGGCCCAACACGCTGCGTGGCTCCGACCTCGCTGCGCGGATTGGCGCGCCTCGGCACTATCTCCTCAAGACGCTGCGCCGGCTCGTCCGTGCCAAACTGCTCGTCGCGCAGAGAGGTCACGGTGGAGGATACGCGTTGGCGCGCCCGGCCACGTCCATCAGCTTCTGCGACGTGCTAGCGGCGGTTGGACAGCAGCCTCTCACCACCGCCGGTACGTCACGATGCCGGCAGCGTGGCGCACGGTGTCCGGTGCATGGCCCGTATCGCGTGCTCTCGGATTGGGCCGAACGCCAGCTGATCTCAGGCCGCGCTGCGCGGGTGAGCCGGCCCCGCCGCGCGGCATGA